One window of the Podospora pseudocomata strain CBS 415.72m chromosome 7, whole genome shotgun sequence genome contains the following:
- a CDS encoding hypothetical protein (EggNog:ENOG503PG2G): MLLRSDRANPLLRLSPKTRRRIYEFMGVAATEHVAASLVFNLHRNHHISATDKLVERHLGFHGLLLSCRTIYKEAAGLLYAENVFVIHSSPGPSDPLLALTGTALGSLTCLKVVLNHTSCHQETSGGDNVADCCLATDELPCVGRSWCERTHSKAHQPPLRSTDPSALSLLLKWEAAARHLSQIPQDRLTLFFVCDVDHGDVEAGKLALAPLLTLPRLKGCHVRLGNRPDFELQNLVDEVVQKCLGLVPLPRTQCSAASPSQVASHFLDLPRELRLRILGFTNLVTPIKEVSWDGQAYRANRPTYSMRHQAGYNNDLHISCRRDHHHGCQFNNCWLECTTPGNYHAGCFCRLQHTAISSHCRCWAPPTDLFLVCRTLYYEAQHVFFSTNRFIVHDYGDMLDPDIIPSLPWVDTYPNTRLTASRFLRDQVPSNSLASLRFLELVFPAYMHHSWPSSPDHPAITDWVDTVEYVNDKINGPGLTLRVITINPPGTPPVGHDRLTVDQGRQIEQAYHNILSPLARFQDSRRGPLHRFYAHLAYPWAYTEDTMTMMATDVQKYYAFIRSQENRLKEAAEKMVLGDDRYYKQMSFNACSTRLEPLEAPEPHTGDDSDAQSPTIDYFHEVSHEVLNKPLEVWEREEREGKEPRISYWHFCHEVMRSSG; this comes from the coding sequence ATGCTGCTACGGTCTGATCGTGCGAACCCGCTGCTGCGCCTCTCGCCCAAGACACGCCGCCGCATTTACGAGTTCATGGGCGTCGCAGCTACAGAGCATGTCGCTGCAAGTCTTGTCTTCAACTTACACCGCAACCACCATATCTCCGCAACGGATAAGCTGGTAGAACGACATCTTGGATTTCATGGTCTTTTGCTATCATGCCGTACAATCTATAAAGAGGCCGCTGGTCTGCTGTACGCCGAAAACGTCTTCGTCATTCACTCTTCCCCAGGCCCTTCCGACCCACTGTTGGCCCTGACAGGTACGGCTCTGGGTTCGCTGACCTGCCTCAAGGTGGTGCTAAACCATACATCCTGCCATCAAGAGACTTCAGGAGGGGACAACGTTGCTGACTGCTGCCTGGCAACCGACGAGCTCCCCTGTGTCGGAAGATCCTGGTGTGAAAGGACCCACAGCAAAGCTCACCAGCCCCCTTTGCGCAGCACAGATCCGTCTGCCCTGTCTCTGCTGTTGAAGTGGGAGGCAGCAGCACGCCATCTTTCGCAGATACCACAAGATCGCCTGACGCTTTTTTTCGTCTGCGACGTTGATcatggagatgttgaggcggGAAAGCTTGCTCTCGCGCCTCTCCTTACGCTGCCCCGTCTCAAAGGCTGCCATGTCAGACTTGGGAATAGGCCGGACTTTGAGCTGCAGAACCTGGTAGATGAAGTGGTCCAGAAGTGTCTTGGACTCGTACCTCTCCCAAGAACCCAGTGTTCAGCTGCAAGTCCTTCACAAGTTGCCTCGCATTTCCTTGACCTTCCTCGTGAGTTAAGGCTCCGGATCTTGGGTTTCACCAATCTAGTTACCCCCATCAAAGAGGTATCATGGGATGGGCAGGCCTATAGGGCGAATCGACCGACATATTCGATGCGGCACCAGGCGGGCTACAATAACGACCTGCATATTTCTTGCCGTCGTGACCATCACCACGGATGCCAGTTCAACAACTGCTGGCTTGAGTGTACCACACCCGGTAACTACCACGCCGGCTGCTTTTGTCGTCTGCAACACACTGCCATCTCATCGCACTGTCGGTGCTGGGCTCCGCCAACAGACCTCTTCCTCGTATGCCGAACTCTGTACTACGAGGCTCAGCACGTGTTCTTTTCCACCAACCGGTTCATCGTTCACGACTATGGCGACATGCTGGACCCTGACATCATACCATCTCTGCCCTGGGTGGACACCTACCCAAACACTCGGCTCACGGCTAGTAGGTTTCTGAGGGATCAAGTGCCCTCCAACAGTCTCGCGTCTCTTCGCTTTCTTGAGCTTGTGTTCCCCGCCTACATGCATCACTCTTGGCCCAGCAGCCCTGACCACCCGGCCATTACAGATTGGGTAGACACGGTTGAGTATGTCAATGACAAGATCAACGGCCCAGGTCTCACCCTGAGAGTCATCACGATTAATCCCCCGGGCACCCCACCAGTTGGTCACGACAGGTTGACTGTCGATCAAGGAAGGCAGATCGAGCAGGCCTACCACAACATCTTGAGCCCTCTTGCCCGATTCCAGGATAGCCGTCGTGGCCCTCTGCATCGATTCTACGCTCACTTGGCCTATCCTTGGGCGTACACGGAGGATACCATGACCATGATGGCAACTGATGTGCAAAAGTACTATGCCTTCATCAGATCTCAGGAAAACAGGCTCAAGGAAGCGGCGGAGAAAATGGTGCTGGGGGATGACCGGTATTACAAGCAGATGAGTTTCAACGCTTGCAGCACTCGACTCGAACCTCTGGAAGCCCCCGAACCCCACACTGGCGATGACAGTGATGCACAATCTCCTACCATCGATTACTTTCACGAAGTATCACATGAAGTCCTGAATAAGCCTCTAGAGGTTTGggaaagagaggagagggaaggcAAAGAGCCAAGGATCAGCTACTGGCATTTCTGTCACGAGGTCATGCGTTCTtctggttga
- a CDS encoding hypothetical protein (EggNog:ENOG503P65I; COG:S) codes for MSRPRSLQPPTRSGEPPLIEEPGSSRGWITDDQISYHGASSHAPQPTISQEPSWQYSLQSIMAPPVTSYDGIPLPAPRTSSENESSRATAGYKDKNRDIEGEGELPPEDDVVVPEYSHSAYNYGTWSAADDRTLVLARSRGKHWVELQRTYFPTKTANACRKRYERLMERRGALEQDSQRLERISHEYMALRKQMWTPLADRVGEKWEVVEAACMSAGIRTIQSNARSHTNRWRKESRASQKGREAPLLLPRGPLNTGMPTLPTSEMGSADMAGDFESPIPLQGPVHYQPHRDVGLMPPPPFPLSSSGSLPANGTTPSIPFAGYLHVKSTRRPVVSRTNTEGRSTVAEPGWNTSN; via the coding sequence ATGTCAAGACCACGAAGCCTTCAGCCCCCAACCAGAAGTGGAGAACCTCCGTTAATAGAGGAACCCGGATCTTCCAGGGGCTGGATTACCGACGACCAAATCAGCTATCACGGGGCCTCGTCACATGCGCCACAGCCGACTATTTCGCAAGAGCCAAGCTGGCAGTACTCCTTGCAGTCGATAATGGCGCCTCCAGTCACTTCATATGATGGGATACCATTGCCAGCGCCGAGGACGTCTAGCGAGAACGAAAGCTCCAGAGCCACTGCAGGATACAAGGACAAAAACAGAGATAtagagggggaaggggaactGCCCCCagaagatgatgttgttgttccaGAGTACTCTCACTCAGCCTACAACTACGGAACTTGGAGTGCGGCGGATGATAGAACGCTTGTACTGGCGCGGTCTCGTGGCAAGCACTGGGTGGAATTGCAACGAACCTACTTTCCGACCAAGACGGCTAATGCGTGCCGCAAACGATACGAACGGCTTATGGAGAGACGAGGCGCACTTGAACAAGACAGTCAAAGGCTAGAGCGCATTTCTCACGAGTACATGGCCCTGCGTAAGCAGATGTGGACTCCGCTGGCGGATCGGGTGGGGGAGAaatgggaggtggttgaggcgGCGTGTATGTCGGCTGGCATCCGCACCATTCAGTCCAACGCCCGCTCGCATACAAATCGATGGCGGAAAGAGAGTCGGGCATCTCAGAAAGGCCGCGAAGCTCCGTTGCTACTCCCGCGAGGCCCTCTCAACACCGGCATGCCGACGTTGCCCACCTCAGAAATGGGCTCAGCAGACATGGCTGGGGACTTCGAATCACCTATCCCTCTTCAAGGGCCAGTGCACTACCAGCCTCACAGGGATGTTGGTCTTATGCCACCCCCGCCGTTTCCTCTCTCGAGCAGTGGATCGCTACCAGCAAATGGGACAACGCCCTCAATACCTTTTGCTGGGTACCTGCATGTCAAGTCTACCAGACGACCAGTTGTTTCCCGGACGAACACAGAAGGGCGTAGTACAGTAGCAGAGCCTGGTTGGAACACGAGCAACTAA